The nucleotide window TGACTGAAAATGTTGATTTCGACTTTCTTACAAGTGGATGCCACTGCTACTGTTGACtatctttgtttttcttaaTGTTCAAAATTTTAATGCTGAGACCTTAGATTTTAAACATGAGAACAAGGATCTTTGTTATATGAGGAATTTGAATTGCAGATTTGCAAAGTCTACTTATGTActaatgcttttatttaatATCATGTGTATaggtttttgttgttgttgtcgttTCATTGGTTAATGAATTTCTGACTAAATTCTTCTCACCTCAGAAGGTGACTAAGGTGAGGGTGGATGTCCAAACTTTCAGGCATAGAGATGGTGAGTTTTTCTATAAAACCGgaaaaagatacaagcagataaTTAGAAAGTGTCTCCCAGATATGTTTTCAGACTAGATCAAGCTGCAGATTTTCTATGATGGCCTCTCTGAGATGAAAAAAATATCTCTGGACAATTCCACAAGAGGTTCTTTGTATATGAAGAAGATACTTGAAGAGGCTAATGAGCTTATTAAgatggttgctaacaaccaatatctATACTCTTCTAAGAGGAATCCAGCGAATCCTGTGAAGAAAGGAGTTATGGAGGTGGACACCATGGATACCattctagctcagaacaagattaTGTCACAACAGATCAGTATAGTTACTCAGCACTTGAGTGAGATGCAAGTTTAAGCTATTAAAAATCAAGATACATCTTATGACATGAGTGGAGGCTTCAACCAAGAAGAAACCTATGGTTATGCTCAACCCATTCCTAAGCAAGTTAATTATATgggaaattcctccagaaattcCAATAATGATCCCTATTCGAATATATTCAATCAgagatggaggaatcaccctaattttgggtggagagagtgataaaccccaattttagggtttatcttgtgctgaatttagaaaattttatcaacttatcccacatttattcaatgaaatagtatGGTTTTGTGAATGTCTCCTAATTTATGCTGaagagtgaaaacatactttttagacctttaaattgatatatttaaatcactttaattccacttgatgccttgatgtatttgtttagtgatttcaggcttagaaggcaaagattggattgaaggaatgaagaaaaagcatgtaaaagtggagaatttgtgaagaaatgaagttttgaaaatCTGCCTAGTTCtgtgtacgcgtgacccacgcatacgcgtgaccagAGATTTGTcaagcgacgcgtatgcgtgacaatTGTCACGTGATCTCATTAAAGAAacacgctgggggcaatttctgaacTCATTCTGGCCtagatccaactcatttctgaagctattaGAGGCCAAATTCAAGAAGGATGAAGGAGAGAGCAATTAGGTTAGGTTAGAAACATGTTTTAGGGTAATTTTTTAGAGGGAGAAGCTCCATcctctctctaaaattagggTAGATTTAGGTCAATGTCTCTTATATTTAgggtttaattcttgttttcatttaatttcttttaccTTTCCTTATTCTTTTGCCTCAAGTTTCTTAGTTTgccttgttaatttttcatttatgtcacttttatatttatgaactcttgttaatttggattttctttaatacaattttgatgttttttatgtttctttgatGCTTGTTgagttattgttgttattttcttgcatttagtagtagtagattttattatttttgcaatttaatatgcttttcatttttatgcacaccaagtgtttgataaaatacttgggTTAGTTTTAGAGTAGATGTTTGAGTATTCTTGacttggaaagagaaattaggcaatcttgagtcattgatacccaatttagattggtgatctagagttatTAGTTTAATCTTGTTTTCATTGACATTACTTATGGATTGGGATTAACTAGACATATTTGACTTTCTCCCAATGTTGTAGATAACGTAATAGGCTTAGCTCTTGATAATTATTGTGTTatgattaatgactaggatGGAAAAGCTTGATTCTCAATCTTTATCATGAATGCCTCCTTAGTATTTGTTATCTTTAgttgtttgatttattttcttgtcatttaaatttcttgccatttaatttcaagTCTTATCATCAATCCACCTCGtgaaactcataaccaataattaaGTATTcgattacaattcctagggagaacgacccgggagtaatactctcggttatttttatGGGTTGAacatgtgacaaccaaaattaaactttgattgaggttgtttgttggtttagatctatacttcgacgagattatTTTTGTGTGAAAATTCTAAACCGACGGTAACCTTCTTTCAagattttggcgccgttaccggagAATTGAAATGtgtgcttgttattggttattgtacatatgttaatattgtgaatagtttgCTCTTTGTTTGTTAGCTTGTTTGAGTCACTAGTTAGGTTCttgtttctttgtttcttaatagtttttgtttttgtttttcctttttactATGAATTCTTATCCTTTTGCCTATGAGTTTGGTTTCAATTATGTTGTAAgaaatggaagcttcaatgaggGATCACATTATGGGAATGGAATCCAAGTTGGGGAGGAGCCACATGCTTATATTCAActttcatggcaacaaccttcTTCGCTCTCTTATGGTTACAATTCACCCATAATGTACACAATTATGACTAAACTCCTCAACATTGTTGTCAACCTTACTCATAAGCCACACCATACCACCAATTATGACTAAACTCTATACAGCATGCGTACGCAACCCAGTACACACGACGCGAGCATTCCATTCGAATTAAAACACTCACGTACGCGAGTAGGATGCCACATACGCGGACACGTTCTTTTTCAACGTGTGCGTACGTACGGCAagggtgtgcgtatgcacataccttattttatagaaaaatagTTTTTCTTCGTTTTCAAGGATTCTCTAAAACTTCTTTTCATTACTGTTTAAGGCTAATATCTAGCATTTATGTCTAAAGACAATAGAGAAGAGTCAGTGACTTAAATTGGTGAAATTTTGTATGAGTTTAGAAGATAAAGACTTAGGTTTCTGAAGTTGTAAGTGAGCCGTTGGAGTACTatattgatgatgattatgagaaCTTAAAAGTTGATGATAAACTTGTGAAATCAAGGATGAAATGATGGTTATGACGAGTCGGAGACTCGGAGATGACTGAGAAAATTATTGAATACTAAGAGTGATCACTAAAAGCTATTGATGTATACTGATATTGTTGAGACGTTATGCGCCTGACAAGGACAGttggttaatcccgcttgttGAGGTCGCGGCGCCGGCGTAAGgtcggtggttaatcccgctaaTGTTGAGATGTGAAGGTTGGGGTAGTATTCCGCTCGCATAACCTTCTCTGCTGCATAAGTGTGCAGGGCCTATATCCCTGGCGTGGCAGAAAGGCTACATCTGGGAGGATGTGTCGAGTTGGCATTTatagaccgacaagtgatatcacgagccaataggaaaggcattcatcatatgcaacTTCTACATGTTTATTTGCTTTGCTTAATTTCCGTTATGCCTAAATGAACCACATgtttacttgctaattgttctacttgttgTAGATATACTTTACGGTGCTTTACTTGTCTGCATTACTTGTATTTTTTGctaggattgaggaggttcggtaggtggtggcgatgggatcgcatggaggttaggctggcgaaggctgtgggatagcGGTGCTATGTTAATTAGAAATCCCTTAAGTTAGAATACCCTATTTActgtttaagttatttattttgttttaagctTGAATATTCTGCATCGATGTGAAGTTCTAAGGTTGCATCTCGCATCCCGaaatcttatatcttacattattgggcactgttaccatactaagaacctccggttctcatatcatattctgttatttttcagatgcaggtcgtaacCCACTTCGATGAGTTGTGggatggtgacagagcggaggatcTTTTGATATCTCTTTGTATCTTGATTATTTGTTGTAGTACTCTCTCTCACCtttttattttagactttatCGCCTTAGAGGCTTGATTTGAGAAAtaagttgtataagctgttttaaacTTATAAAACTATTTTGTATTTCAGTTTGACTAGCCAGCCTAAACTCCGCAGGTTATGACTAGTCCTCTTTTTGGTATTTCATACTTATATATATCtggtaaatttaattattacctTGTGTATTCTGGAGTTATCTATCGTGTGTGAACGTTTCGTGTTTCGTAATTCTGTTTTATGTTTGAGCTTTattccttcatcgggcttctagttatataaattcttggacatatattatatattataagttTTAGAACTGTCGTGACACTTTGTTATCCCTTACTTTACGGCTAAAGGTAAGACTTAGAGTAACGAGGTGTTACAATCAACAAACTAAAcagaaatcaaacataaatcGTGGCTCTGTCGCGGGCACCGAAAAAGGGATCAAAACTCATCCCGCTCTATCCCCAACTCAATTTCCAAATAcgaattaaaactttttttccAACAAAAATCAACATACATAATCAACatatataacaaattaacaacaatatattacaaaaaattgaaCAATCAACAATCTAATAGAAATCAAACATAGATTATCAACatcattaatcaattaattctaactaaagtactaaattattgaaaatttaaaacttaataacttaaaaaaaaataaaaatacataccTCGCTAATGCACCGCCGGTAGAAAAGAGGGAGACTGGAGAAGAAATTAATGCGACGACGACGACTGGATACACAACGAAGGCGACGAGCAGTAGCAGTAGCAGGTGGCGACGGACACATAAGAGCCAACGACGTTTGAAACTTCGAATGTTCGACTTCGATGGAGGTGGTGCTGGCTGTAGTGGGTGGTGCGGTTGCGAGACTGCGAGCACGGTGAGGTGGCATTGGCTGAACGGgcctctctcactctctctcacacacagtCTCAGACTCTCAACTCTCAAGTGGTCTCTCTTATGGCCGAAAGGGAATGGATTTAGGAAACAGGGAAAGGGGATGGAGGCTTCGAGGTGCTAGGGTTTCTTTTAGctcaaattagttttttttaatcgaAACGATGTTGTTTctcgtgaaaaaaaaaagattttaaatcgATCCGAGTTAAATCAAATTTGTCGGTTCACCGGTCTTAGTCAAATCCAACCAATTTAAACTAGGTCTTGTTGGTTCTCTTCTTTATCCAGTCCGATCGGATGAGTCGGTCCAGTTCTGATAACAGTCATAACACTGCTTTAGGATAATCTGgataattagtaaaaaaataattaactttaagACGCATCCAACCAAAAATATTCCCGTACCATTATGTTGTGTTTAATGGGCCGGTTAGAATTAGATTTAGATCAATGCAGGCCCAAGTTGTATGATAGAGATTTGAGTATTTGTGCAAAAGATGAACCCGACGTGAATCGAACACGCAACCTTCTGATCTGGAGTCAGACGCGCTACCATTGCGCCACGGATCCTTTCCTGCCTCATTATTTAGGCGGATTTTATCACTGCTTTAGACATGCATCTATTTttaagaggaagaaagaaagtaacaataataatcataatcagCGAGGCAGTTGCTTTACGAGTTTATACTTTACCTAGTGGCTGGAGCTTCACGAAGAGGTAGTAATGTAATGGAATGGAACTTTGATATTGAAGCAGAAATTGGCCGCCATTGATTTATTCACTGAGCTCAGAGAGGTTAGAGCACATCACATCACATATCATGCCTTCAATTTGGACACTGCAGTTTCGGACTCTTTCTGTTCCGGTAAGTTCTCTTCTAAACCCTACTTCACTTCACCTCACTTCATTTCCCTGCTATTTCGTTTTATTGAGTTGTAATGAATTGTTCACACATTGTATGTAGCCCTCCATCGTCATCTgtagcagcagcaacaacagtCATGGCAGTGGCGGTGGCAATGGTGTTCGTATAATTAGGAACGGAATCTCCAAATGGTGCTCCCTAATCACCACTCGCACCAACCAGCTCAGACAAGACTCCGTTAATTCCGTTGCAAAATTCCACAATCACCTATTTACTTCCATCCTCAATCCTCCGCCtcctcctctttcctttctggTAAGCTTTCCTTCCCCGTTCATAActtcaatttattattaatattttgaaagattgaaaaaaaaaaatgcaaatttGGACCACCAGGTTAATGGAGACGGTGGAATGAAGTATCCGATTTGGATGTGCGTTGTGGCTCTTGTTTTGTTTGTGGGAGTGAGAGCATTTGCAGAGAGAGTATTCTCCCAAAGAAACCACCGCCCTGGCTCCGTAGCTGATCTTGTCAGGCGTGGCCAACTCAGATCCGATAGAAGAGGCATGTATGATGTCTATCCTTATcacttttttcaatttttaataattgattaattatctAGCTTCTTACTCTGGATTATGAAATTAGATTAGTTAATAGGTTGTAGTGAGACTGAATATATTGTCCTCGTGTCAAGAATCATAAGCTTTTTAGGTGAATGCTCAAAATTGATCAACCCTAGGGATTTGATAATGTGTCGTAATGGCAAGATTTCAATTCCTATTCTTCCAGCCATAGTCTATTCTTTATTACTATGTTTATAATCAACTCTTACAAAAGCTTAAGCTATTAGGTAAAGCAACATGAATACATCTAACATTATATAGCACACGGTTTGTCTGATTATGCCGATAATTTCTTTTGCCTATATTATTGACATTTTTTACATGCGTATTTTCAGTTCTAGGCCTCTTAAGTATGAAGACCCGTTCAATAATCCAATGGTCAAGGTTGGTAAAAGCAACTCTACTGTTGAAATGTGTGGCAAGGTTTATCGTTTAGCACCTGTTACACTCACCGAAGAGCAACAAGCCATCCACCAGAGAAGGAGATCACGCGCATACCAGTGGAAGCGACCAACCATGTTCCTTAGGGAAGGAGACACTGTTCCTCCAGATGCTGATCCTGATACAATCAGGTGGATTCCTGCAAATCATCCCTTTGCAACCACAGCCACTGATCTTGACGAGGAGCTAGCCCAAAACAATGTGTATCAAAAGCATGGAGTTCCTTTCCGTATTCAGGCTGAGCATGAGGCGCTGCAAAGAAAGCTTGAAGCTCTACAAAATGTAAGCCTTATGGTACTCGGTAGCATTTTGGAACTTTAATCACCTTATTGAATATAGAGTAAATGAACAAAAGTACCCATCAAAGAGTTTGGCGTGGACAAAAGTACGTATGAAAGTATACTCGAAATATTGTTTTCGATGGACAAAAGTATCATGCCATTAATGGGTTTGGAAGGTCTGGGGTGTACTTTTGTCCATCAAAATCAATCTTTCGGATATACTTTGATGTTTATGAACTTTGGTATGTATTTTTGTCCACTCCAAATTCTTTCATGTGTACTTTTGTCCATTTACTCttgaatatattaatataatctCATAAATCTTCAGCTAGCGTAGCCAACTCTTCAATGTTCTTATCCTGTCATATACCCAAATATGAAGCTGAGCAAAAATAGATACTCTTTAATCTTTGGATATTTAGTTTGATCTAATCACAATTAGTTCTGGGCAAATACACCATGTACAAGAATACGCGAGCCAAATGGTCAAACCAAGTTTAGTTTATTTAGCAGCATGAATGAACATgttaatttttggtgttttgaatATGACACTGAAGTTGGCTTTTGGTTGACTCTATATTTTCGAACTCATGTGCACTACATAAAATCTATGTCCATGAATTTTGCAGGAGCAAAAACTAAAGAAAGCAGTAATAGATCCCGCCACTGCTAGAGAATTTGAGAGGCCATTCAACTCCCTTGCAGAGAAGAGCTCTGTAAACAATCAAGTGCCTGATTCCAAGCCCTCCAAATCAGATATTGGCTTAAATAATTTGGAAGGTAAATCATCTTCCCAAGAAGATTAGAATCTTTAAATGATGGACACAGCTTCTGCTTACATTGTTTTACGAGTTAAATTTTCTCTCTGGCGGGCTATGAATCTCCATGACAACATATATGGGAAGTGGCCAAAATTTTTGCACTATTCAATATTCATCGAGGTACTTTGGGACTGTGAATTTGTAAAGATGAGCActgtaaatattaatttaattgctGCACATTGTCGAGCTGTGCTGTTGCTCTGTTTCACCTTTTACGTCAGATAATTGTGAGAGACTAAGGGGGAAAGACCATTTTTACAGTGTTGTCGTCGTATATCTTGATGCGTACACACCCGAGAGGAAAAACTAGGAAGAATGAGAACATGTGTAACATCGAGTGTTTTTAATGCGAATTCTCGTGCCGAGTGACTTGGCTTTGCATTAAAATTGTCGCTGTTTGTAACATATTTAAGAATAACGAATTAACTCGATTAAGCATGAGAATTCCTGGAAAGTTGGGAATAAATGCACTTACTCCATTGTTGACACGGAATTAGCGTTAGTGGAAGCAGACCGCATATGTTGTAAAATGGGTGATGTTCAATCAAAGAACAtttaaacataataaaaataaaataaagctaCTTTGATttaaaaccaaaaagaaaaaggtagGAATTGGAAATTGTATTCATTTTTTCACTTTAAATGATTTTTATCCAAAAGATCAAAGGtactttataatttatataacacAGATTTCGTTAATACTCGAGAATATTAAAGATTTTAATGTATTCAATTTAATACATTCAAAACTACcaagttttatttttgtaaaaaaaaaaaaagattttattggCAGATTCTTTTATAAAGTTCCTTACttcctaataaatttattataaacaCAGACTTGAAATCAAAAGCTTTATCACTATAAAATGCAAAATTTTAGTATAcgagagaagaaaaaatacatcCATATGCTTGATAACCAGAACATATTCTCCTCCAATTAAAAACTTAATGACAAGCAAAATCTATAAACATGAGAGATTTTGGCTTTAGCCACAAACATAGCAGATGTATACAACGAATCCCGTCACTCATTCTTGGCAGCAACAGCCTGCTTAGAACCAACAGCAAAGAATTCCGTGATGACTTCAAGGGGCATTCCCTTTGTTTCAGGGACCTTCAAAAACACAAATATCCACGAGATCAAACACACAACCGCATAAATGCCAAAGATTCCACTGAGTCCTATAGTACTGAGCATCACGGGCAGCGTGTATGTCACTATGATATCTCCGATCCAGAACACCAAAGCGCAGATGGCAATGCAGAGCCCACGCACCCTTGTCGGAAAGATCTCTGAGCAAAGGATGTTTGGAACCGGTCCATAAGCCATCACAAAGCAACAGAAGTAAACAACAACGCATACAGTTGAAATTGCTGCATGGACAACACTGCCAAAATTTACGACGCTCCCAATGACCAAAATGATGAGTGACACTATCAGCACTGGAATTGTAGTGAGCAGCAGCTGCCTGCAATATTAGGGTTTGTGTAATGAGAACAAATCAAGTTGAACAAAACAAGATACTAAACAGCTTTTTCAAAGACATTGACATTAATTTAGAGAAAATATACCTTCTGCCAGAAACATCCATGAGCCTCATCGCTATGGCTATACATGGAAGCATCAACAAGGTTGTTAAAGCACTGATAAGGAAAGATGCAGACTCTGAGCCGATGCCCAAATCGGCAAGGAGAACTTCAACGCCGGCCTCTGAAAGGATTTGAGGAGTGTAATATAGAACACCATTTATACCAGAAAACTGCACATCCAATATAGAAGTTGGTGTTAGTTATTGATAACAGACAGACCACCATGTTAATGCTGAAAGCTGGAATAGCAAACTAGAAATCCAGACAGGAAGAATAAGGTCAAACAACAACAGTATATATTTCTGTTACTAATACAAGAAAGCATATTTCTAAACCACTCCTCAAACAGTCTGATTAGGTAAGAATGCTGATCTTAAAGTTTCCACTACTATTTTATCACAGCACATCCCGAAATCTTGAATGTCAACATCTTTCgaaaaattatgttttatgttttctttttgtaaatTATTAAGCCAAAACCAAGCAGTCCACAAGCGATTGTACATTCAAGTGCTAGAGCCTAGAATGAAATACCATGTAAAGAAAGCATTATCTAATTAACCGTGCAAAGGCAGAAGATAACTATAAAAGGTAACCACATATTACCTGCTGAAGTAGTTGTATTCCAATTCCAACAACCAATGCATGCTTAACGCCTGGTTCGAGAAGAGCTTTCCAAATTGGCCCCTTTGAAGCGGTCTCAGATGGGTGAACCATTGCAGGGCCAACTGGCTGCCCACCAATAAGCTCCTTGGAGTAAAGAGCAGGCTGGCTTACCAATGCAGCAGCCTGGACAAAGTCACCTTCGCCAGGAATCGACACAACAGATCCTTTACTTGGGACTGGACCAGCCTCCTGGTGCAAGTAAATCCTTTTAAACCCTCCTTCCTTTTTCCCATCCTCACCTTTCTCATTCCATTTCCATGCTAGTTGCCAGCCACCGCCAATACCAGTGCTACCAACTGGTTCACCTTGCATGAGACTACTGTGACGTCTCATGCTGCTCAGTATACTGCCATGAGAAGGAGGAGGTGGCATTTCCTTTTCGATGCTTGTTGTTTGACGCGAGATCAAGGGACTTTGCAGATTGTCATCGGAGTCTCCACCCGCTTCTGATGCGTACTCCTCGCCTTCTCTTTGTAGGCTCTCCTCGTCCCACTGTTCATTTTTGGCATGAGGATCAGCTGTGCTGAACATGCTTCCAAAATGTGGAAATAGGGTGCTGCGCATGCTTCCTTGTTCAGGGAGCTTCTCATGAACGCTGCCAAATAGGGTCACAACAGGGTCCATGAGAGGCATGCTTTGGTTGACAATGCTTCCATGGCGTGACACAAGACCTAGAGAACTCTGTCCAGTAACAGGTTTTGCTAACCACGAGAGGCCAGCTTGGGATCCGTATAATCGGACTTTGTCTTTCTCTGCTGTTTGTATTTGACCTTCTCCATCCTCATCTGCAGGGCCTATTATATACTCTTCTATAGTTGTATCACCTCCAACCCCAAGACCTTCAACCAGCAATGCCATCTCACCTGtataaattaacaaattcacaaaatgaTTGATCGTAACAGATGAAAAAGgtaagagaatatgcaatgaaatGAATTACACGCAATAAAGCAGTTACAAGATACAATGAGAGCAATTTATGACAATTAAGAAGGTTGTATTGTAATGAAAAAACTGGAACATCCATGTATTACTAACCCAGAGTGTTTCAGGATAACAATAATCACACTTTGCATGTCATAGTCAAGTAAGCAAGCATATATATGTTACAACTATCCCCCAATCATTTCAACATACAGCTTGAGATTTCAATGGATTAAGTCCATAGTAAATTTCATCCATTATCTCCTATAACAGTTAACATTTGTCCAATTCCTACATAAACTTAACAAGATGGTTTAAAATTGTTATTGCTAGGTGTATCGAGGCATCAATTGCTGCCTCATCAGCTgtattttcctttgattttttgcAATACAATCATTGCTACAATTGTTGCAAGGCTATCACAATTCAAATCCATCAAGATCTCTGCAGAATCATAATTCAAAATGGGTTTAAGACAGGGTTACCGGCCACATCTTCCCTGCCGCGCAATCTTTGGAGAACCTTTT belongs to Arachis duranensis cultivar V14167 chromosome 8, aradu.V14167.gnm2.J7QH, whole genome shotgun sequence and includes:
- the LOC107460265 gene encoding protein MULTIPLE CHLOROPLAST DIVISION SITE 1, encoding MPSIWTLQFRTLSVPPSIVICSSSNNSHGSGGGNGVRIIRNGISKWCSLITTRTNQLRQDSVNSVAKFHNHLFTSILNPPPPPLSFLVNGDGGMKYPIWMCVVALVLFVGVRAFAERVFSQRNHRPGSVADLVRRGQLRSDRRGISRPLKYEDPFNNPMVKVGKSNSTVEMCGKVYRLAPVTLTEEQQAIHQRRRSRAYQWKRPTMFLREGDTVPPDADPDTIRWIPANHPFATTATDLDEELAQNNVYQKHGVPFRIQAEHEALQRKLEALQNEQKLKKAVIDPATAREFERPFNSLAEKSSVNNQVPDSKPSKSDIGLNNLEGKSSSQED
- the LOC107460229 gene encoding monosaccharide-sensing protein 2 produces the protein MKGAVLVAIAASIGNFLQGWDNATIAGAVVYIKKDLALQTTVEGLVVAMSLIGATVITTCSGPISDWLGRRPMLIISSLLYFLGSLVMLWSPNVYVLCLARLLDGFGIGLAVTLVPVYISETAPSEIRGSLNTLPQFSGSGGMFLSYCLVFWFSFSASPNWRVMLGILSIPSLFYFLLTIFFLPESPRWLVSKGKMLEAKKVLQRLRGREDVAGEMALLVEGLGVGGDTTIEEYIIGPADEDGEGQIQTAEKDKVRLYGSQAGLSWLAKPVTGQSSLGLVSRHGSIVNQSMPLMDPVVTLFGSVHEKLPEQGSMRSTLFPHFGSMFSTADPHAKNEQWDEESLQREGEEYASEAGGDSDDNLQSPLISRQTTSIEKEMPPPPSHGSILSSMRRHSSLMQGEPVGSTGIGGGWQLAWKWNEKGEDGKKEGGFKRIYLHQEAGPVPSKGSVVSIPGEGDFVQAAALVSQPALYSKELIGGQPVGPAMVHPSETASKGPIWKALLEPGVKHALVVGIGIQLLQQFSGINGVLYYTPQILSEAGVEVLLADLGIGSESASFLISALTTLLMLPCIAIAMRLMDVSGRRQLLLTTIPVLIVSLIILVIGSVVNFGSVVHAAISTVCVVVYFCCFVMAYGPVPNILCSEIFPTRVRGLCIAICALVFWIGDIIVTYTLPVMLSTIGLSGIFGIYAVVCLISWIFVFLKVPETKGMPLEVITEFFAVGSKQAVAAKNE